GGGCAGATGGGAGGCAGGGGCGGGGCGTACGGCGGATGGCCGCGGTTCCGGCCGGCGGCTGTGCTGCGCCTCTTCTGGAGTTGCCGAAAGGCGCCGGGGGCTTTCGCTGCAGGGCGCCGCGCCCGGCGTTGCTGGCCGATTTCTGCCGCCGGTGCGGAGAGCGGGGGCGTGCCCGGCGGCGATCCGGATGTGGAGCGTTGTGAGAGCCCTTGTTGCCGCCTTGTCCAGCCCTGAGTGTCTGCGGCGGGATATGCGCAGGGCTGGGGGGCATTGAAGTTGTTTCGGAGAGCGGGTCAGGGAATGACCCTGCGCAATCCAATAGAGCCCGCCCGGCCGGCAAATGAATGGCTGTGTGGAAGTCTCGTGAACCCGGACGGCCCACCGAACACTGGAATTTCCTCGGGCGGTTCCAAATATATTCGCGCTGCCGGATTTATATTACCCGTTTCGGGGATATTAGGGAATGGATAGCGATCCCGAGTTGGAAATCGGTAGCTGCTCCTGAATGCACAGCGTATTCCGGAGGGCTTCTAGGGCTCCGGATCAATTCCGCGCGGGAGAAAAATCACAAGAGGGGGCCGGGTTGAGTGAGTCCCGGCCCCGCTCCCCGGCCGGATATCGGCGCGTGGACCTTCCAGCGTGAAATGGTTCTTGCGCTTGAAGGTGTCGACATATTCCCCGAGGTCGTCTTTTGCGTAAGGCATTCCCTTCCAATTATCCGACTGAACCCGCGGGGTGCCCGATATCGCGCCGTTGCCTCCGGAACCTATGGGGCGGGGGCATCGCAAATCTCACCTCGTTCCGCTCCCCGGTTGGGAAGGGGCCGCCGTGACGATGCCATGGAGCCACCCCGAGCAGACCGTCAGCGGATCACGCGTGCTGACCCGCCCTCCGGAGCCGGTTCGTCCTGTCTTCGCTGCGCCTCCGCCGTCTCGCTCGTCCCGCCCGACGGGAAGCAGTCCCGCGGCTCGGGCGTCACCTCGAAGACCAGGACCTCGGCGGCGACCAGCGCATCTGGCGCTGGCTGCCGGCCTCCTGCGAGTGGCAGAGCCGGGCGAGCGTGCCGATTCGCCCGCCGGCTGCGAGGGCGACCGGGACCGAGCTGACACCGGCCAGTATTTCCAGGGTTGCGAGAATGGCATTGTTCGCTTCGAGCGCGGCGAAGAAGCAGACTGCGGGGAGTGAAAATCCGATTAGGGCAATGCAGCTGTAAAAGCGCTGCCACAGCTTCAGTGCTGCGAGGGATTGATCGTAAAACATGGGTATCCCCAAGAATGCCGATTTGGGAGATTTTGGCGTAACAAAAATCAAAAAATGGTGGCGTCCAGATTGTGGAGCGATCCGCCGAACTTGGAAAAATAACTTCTGCATGTCTTGCAAGGAGTGAATACCATGAATTAACCCTTCTCACAAGTCGGCTTGTTTGTTGACTAAAATCTACCGCTTCGGGTTTTTCCGTATTTGCAGGAAGCATCACTTGGGTGAGCGGGGATCGGCGCCAAGAACTGACAGGCAGTCGCGGAAACGGACGCCAAGGCGGTTGCATCGGTGCGCGGCCATGTTTCTGCGTATCAGGGGCGCCCGCAATGGCGCGGCAAGGCAGCAAGTGAGCGACTGCGTTTCAGTCGACCAGTCTTCTTTTCGCCACCTCGCGGGGTGGGTTCGATCTCTCGCGAAAGCGAGTTTCTGGTCGCGGCGCGCTTGTCGGGCAGCTCCCTGCCTCGGTCCTGGGCACGTTGCTGCGGCGCAACGGCGCGGTTGGGTCTGAAACAGTGATATGAATTGGCAGCTGACCTTACGTGAGGTATGATCGGTCCTGTTGAAACAAGGAGGTTTTCAATCATGTCAGACAAAGGACTTCCCGAGGATTCGGTTGAATCTCCGGGGCGGAGGGAACTTCTTGGCAAGGCGGGAAAATACGCAGCGGTTACCCCCCTCGCCGTGACGGTCCTCCTGTCGACTTCCATGAAGGCTGATGCAGGCGGCATCTTCTGCTCGGGCGGTAGGAAGCACGGGCACAAGTACAAGGCGTTCCGCAAGCACTGATTACACAGTCTTTGCCACGTCTCCGCAGAAGTCTGGCTGAGTTTTTGTATTTGTTTGATAATTTGTTCTCAAATTTGCGGAGAGTCGGACGGGACGCTGACCCGGCAGGCTTTTCCACCATCCTCCGATGACACTGTCGGGTGAGTTCGCTTTCAGAGCACACATGGGCTGACGCGATATTGCGCGTCATCCCGGGCAAGAGAGGTGCCGCGGCGCAGGTCGCGGCACCATCTTTTTGCGAGCGCCTCCGAAACATCCGCCCTGGGCCCGGCTCGGCGGGCAACCTCTTTCCTGCACGGCCTGCCGAGGCGCGGCGATGCCTGGTTCCACCAGGCCAATCGGGGAAGTAACGTCATCCGAAAGCCCCATCGATCGGCCCGAGCTCGATCCCGCCCGCCCGCCGGGCCGGCCGCGCGCGCCAGCTGCCCGAACGGAATAGCGGGCCTCAAGCGCGCCGCCCGCCGCCTCCTTCCCGAAATGCTTCCGCTCAGTTCGCTCGTAATCCCCTGTAAACTCGGCTGTCCCTCTCCAGCAGTGCAGGCCCGGGGCCGGCATGGGACTGGATGGGATGGGACTTCATGGGCGCCATGGGAAACCATGGGACGAGCTTGGCTCGCCGCGATGTGGCCGCCTGGGCGCAGCGCGCCGGGGCTGGCGAAACCGGGCGGATTCAAGGCTTGATGCGACCCGCCGGGCGTGAGACATGCTCACGAACCCGCGATTCCGCCCCCTTGTCGAAAATTTTTTTGGGATTTCGTGGAATTTTTTCCGTCACGGCAGCGTTACCACATCTTGTGACAGATGGGTTCCCGCTTACCACATCTTCGTGATTTCACGTGTGATGAGCCTCAAGATGTTGTTCCACAGGGGTCTGGGGCGCAACATGCAGGGGGATTCTCCCTCAAATTTCTATTGCTTCCCATGAAATCCCATGACATACCGTTAATCACGACGAAGGGACGGGATACGGGGCAACAAACGACCCCATCAGAACATCCCAGAAAATAAAACGAGCAGGTTCATACAGGCACCCGCCCTTCGTCTGAAATGAAGAATCCAGCGCGTGGGCGAGCAGACATCCCCCCAGGTGGCACGCGCAGCTGGACCAGCCCGCAAAGCGGGTCAAGGCGGCGGGTTGATCGGTGGCAGCAGATCAACCCGCCGTATTTCGTTTCGGGGGTGAGAGTAGGGACAGTGGGCCGCAGGCTGAGGTTCAGAGGCGAGAGCCGCAACAAGGTGGATGGCAAGGGACGGGTCTCGATCCCGGCCTCGTTCCGCCGCGTGCTCGAAGCCGGCGACCCGGACTGGACCGACGGGCTGAACCCGAACTTCGTGATCGTCTACGGCGATCACCGCCGCCAGTATCTCGAATGCTACACGATCGAGGAGATGGAGGCCGTCGAGGATCGCATCTCGGCGATGAAGCGCGGCTCGCAGAAGCGCCGCCTTCTGGAGCGTCTCTTCTCGACCCAATCCGTCACCACCAGCGTTGATGAAACCGGGCGCATCGTGCTTCCGGCCAAGCTGCGTGATAAGATCGGCCTCGAGGACTGGGCCTATTTCGCCTCCAACGTCGACACCTTCCAGATCTGGAAGCCCGAGACCTTCGAAGAGGTGGAACTGGCCGGGACCGAGGAATTCCTCGACGAGATGCCGGAGGACTTCGATCCTCTGCAGCTGCTCGACGAGGACGACGAAACCGAGGAGGCCTGAGCCATGGCGGCGCAAAAAGACCCCAACGCCGCACCGCACGTTCCCGTCCTGCTGCGGCCCCTGCTGGAGGCCGTGGCCCCGGTTTGCGGCACCTGGATCGACGGCACCTTCGGGGCAGGGGGCTATTCGCGCGGCCTGCTCGAGGCCGGCGCGGACAAGGTCATCGGCATCGACCGCGACCCGCTGGCGCACCAGATGGCCGCCGGCTGGATCGGCGACTACGCGGGACGACTCGAACTGGTCGAGGACAATTTCGCCAACATGGATGCCCATGCGCAGGACGTCGACGGCGTCGTCCTCGACCTTGGCGTGTCGTCCATGCAGCTCGACCGTGCCGAGCGCGGCTTTTCCTTCCAGAAGGACGGCCCGCTCGACATGCGCATGGAGCAGCAGGGCGAGACCGCCGCGGATCTCGTGAAGCGGCTCGACGAGACGACGCTGGCCGACGTGCTCTACACCTTCGGCGAGGAGCGCGCCTCGCGCCGGATCGCCAAGGCCATCGTCAAGGCCCGCGCGCAGGAGCCGATCGAGACCACCGCGCGGCTCTCGTCGATCGTCGAGGCCTGCCTGCCGCGCCCGAAGCCGGGCCAGTCGCACCCCGCGACCCGCTCCTTCCAGGCGCTGCGCATCGCGGTCAACGACGAGTACGGCGCGCTCTGGCGCGGTCTGATGGCGGCCGAGCGGGCGCTGAAGCCGGGCGGGCTGCTGGCGGTCGTGACCTTCCATTCGGTCGAGGACCGCATGGTCAAGCGCTTCCTGCAGGCGCGCTCGGGCCGGCTCTCCTCGGTCAGCCGCTACGAGCCGGAGGCCGAGACCGAACTGCCGCGCTTCGAGCTGGTCACCCGCAAGGCGGTGGGCCCCGATGACGAGGAACTGGCGCAGAACCCGCGGTCGCGCTCGGCCCGGTTGCGTGTCGGGCGGCGCACCGCTGCCGAGGCGGGTGATGTCGAGGCCGGGGTGCTTTCGATGCCGCAGCTGAGAGGAAAGAGCTGATGCGAACGCTTCTCTATGTGACAACCTTCATGTCGGTGATCGGGCTCGCCTTCTGGGCCTATCACGAGAACTACAAGACCCAGGCCTCGCTCGACCACGTGCGCGCCCTGCAGCGCGACATCGGCGACGCGCGGGCACGGCTGTCGATCCTGCGCGCCGAATGGGCCTATCTCAACCGCCCCGACCGGCTGCGCGACCTCGCCGAGCTGAACTTCGAGCGGCTCGGCCTGCTGCCGATGCGCCCCGAGCAGTTCGGCCGCATCGACCAGGTGAACTACCCCGACAACCGCGCGCTGGTGTTCAGCGACGTGGTGGACGTGACCAGCGCAGGCGCCCAGACCGGGGCGCTGAGATGAACGGCCGTATCCCGCTTCGTCCCCTGGCGCGGGTGCTCGAGGCGCGCCAGCGCGGCGAAAACCCCGATGCGATCGAACGCGAGAACCTGCGCATCCGCCACGAGCAGATGCGCGACAAGGCCCGCGTCCGCGCCGAGGGCCGCCTGCTGGTGCTAGGCCTCGTCTTCTTCTGCGCCTTCATCGTCATCGGCCTGCGCATGGGGATGCTGGCGCAATCCGAGGCCGAGGAACCCCGGGCCCAGGCCTCGGGCGCGTCGATCATCGCCTCGCGCGCCGACATCGTGGACCGCCAGGGTCGCATCCTCGCGACCAACATGGAGACCCACTCGCTCTACGCCCACCCGCACCAGATGATCGAGCCGCGG
The Salipiger sp. H15 DNA segment above includes these coding regions:
- a CDS encoding cell division protein FtsL codes for the protein MRTLLYVTTFMSVIGLAFWAYHENYKTQASLDHVRALQRDIGDARARLSILRAEWAYLNRPDRLRDLAELNFERLGLLPMRPEQFGRIDQVNYPDNRALVFSDVVDVTSAGAQTGALR
- the rsmH gene encoding 16S rRNA (cytosine(1402)-N(4))-methyltransferase RsmH — protein: MAAQKDPNAAPHVPVLLRPLLEAVAPVCGTWIDGTFGAGGYSRGLLEAGADKVIGIDRDPLAHQMAAGWIGDYAGRLELVEDNFANMDAHAQDVDGVVLDLGVSSMQLDRAERGFSFQKDGPLDMRMEQQGETAADLVKRLDETTLADVLYTFGEERASRRIAKAIVKARAQEPIETTARLSSIVEACLPRPKPGQSHPATRSFQALRIAVNDEYGALWRGLMAAERALKPGGLLAVVTFHSVEDRMVKRFLQARSGRLSSVSRYEPEAETELPRFELVTRKAVGPDDEELAQNPRSRSARLRVGRRTAAEAGDVEAGVLSMPQLRGKS
- the mraZ gene encoding division/cell wall cluster transcriptional repressor MraZ, with protein sequence MGRRLRFRGESRNKVDGKGRVSIPASFRRVLEAGDPDWTDGLNPNFVIVYGDHRRQYLECYTIEEMEAVEDRISAMKRGSQKRRLLERLFSTQSVTTSVDETGRIVLPAKLRDKIGLEDWAYFASNVDTFQIWKPETFEEVELAGTEEFLDEMPEDFDPLQLLDEDDETEEA